In bacterium, the sequence CAGGCGGCGGATCGCGGCCTTGTCGATCGGCGCGTCCGTGCGCGAGGAATAAGCGCCCGCGGGGATCGGCGCCGCGTTTGCGTACTGCGCGGGCCGCGTGCCGATCTGCGGCAAAACGACCAGGTGTTCGCCGATGTCCACGGTGCGCGCGGATTCCTCCTCGGTGACAAGCTCCTCGTAGAGCTTTTCGCCCGCGCGCGCGCCGACGATGCGCACATCCACGCCCGGCAGGCCGTAGAGCCCCGCCAGCTCCTCCACGAGCGCGTCGGCCAGATCGACGATGCGCACGACGGGCATCTTGCGCACGAAGATCTCGCCTCCGGCCGCGTCGCGCGCGGTGGTGAGAAGCAGCTCGCAGCAATCGCGGAATCCGAGCACGAAACGCGTCATGTCCGCGTGCGTGATCTCGATGGGCTGCCGCGTGCGGATGCGGTGCACGAACGTGGGAATCACCGATCCGCTCGATCCGAGCACGTTGCCGAAACGAACGGACGAAAACCGCGTATCGCGCGCGCCCTTGGCGAACTGGCCCGCGACCATGAGTTTTTCGGCCATCAGCTTGCTTGCGCCCATCGCGTTCGAGGGATTGACCGCCTTGTCGCTCGACGAAAAAACGACGCGATCCACGTCGCACGTAAGCGCGGCGTCGATGACGTTCTGCGTTCCGGTGACGTTGGTCTTGATCGCCTCGAACGGGTTGTATTCGCAGCTTTCCACATGCTTGAGCGCGGCCAGGTGAAACACGATATCGACGTTTTCCATTGCGCGTTTCAGGCGGTCGAGATCGCGCACGTCGCCGATGAGAAAACGGACGTTTTCGATGTACCGGAACTCGTTACGCAGATGAAACTGCTTTTGCTCGTCGCGCGAGAAGATGCGCACGACCTTCGGCGCCAGCGGCAAAAGCGCGCGGACGAGCTCGTACCCCACCGTGCCGGTGCCGCCGGTGACAAGAATGTTCTTCCCGGCGACAAGCCCCGCGAAGGGCGTCAATTTATCACGTCCGCTCATGTCCGATCCGCGCGTCGTTCCCCGCCCGCCGCGATGCCATCGCCGCCGGACGGTGTAGGATGTATCGTTCCGATCGCGGCAAACGATAGGCCCGCGACCGGCGAAAGTCAAAGCGATCCGCGAGCTTAGACTCACACGCGGCGTTTGAAAAAGGGGCCGGATGGCAAGGGGTTCACACAACGATCGGGACGAACGGTTGATCCTCGCGCGCCGTCGCTGGCCCGAGCTTGCGCGCGCGCTTGCCGGGGCTTCGCC encodes:
- a CDS encoding polysaccharide biosynthesis protein; the encoded protein is MSGRDKLTPFAGLVAGKNILVTGGTGTVGYELVRALLPLAPKVVRIFSRDEQKQFHLRNEFRYIENVRFLIGDVRDLDRLKRAMENVDIVFHLAALKHVESCEYNPFEAIKTNVTGTQNVIDAALTCDVDRVVFSSSDKAVNPSNAMGASKLMAEKLMVAGQFAKGARDTRFSSVRFGNVLGSSGSVIPTFVHRIRTRQPIEITHADMTRFVLGFRDCCELLLTTARDAAGGEIFVRKMPVVRIVDLADALVEELAGLYGLPGVDVRIVGARAGEKLYEELVTEEESARTVDIGEHLVVLPQIGTRPAQYANAAPIPAGAYSSRTDAPIDKAAIRRLLIEDGTLTNPNLLHGMRTTPPIEPEGEPGSGFMETFNAG